The following proteins are encoded in a genomic region of Fusarium oxysporum f. sp. lycopersici 4287 chromosome 1, whole genome shotgun sequence:
- a CDS encoding valyl-tRNA synthetase (At least one base has a quality score < 10) — MLRQVKPRNARSKRALEKREPKANENPKTCLFLRGTTCSQIIQDALNDLHQMRQPLAKKFTKKNAIHPFDDAASLEFFSEKNDASLLVFGSSQKKRPHTLTFVRTFGYKVLDMLELYLDPESFRSIAQFKTKKFAIGLRPMILFAGTAFESPVSNEFTLAKSMLLDFFKGEPSDKIDVEGLQYIISISAEDSTGDGDVKPAIHLRVYTINTKRSGQRLPRVEVEEIGPRMDFRVGRVREPDESMLKEAMKKPRGTEERTKKNITTDSMGDKIGRVHLGKQDLSELQLRKMKGLKRSRKDAEDAVDVVEEEDSKRIKQ, encoded by the exons ATGCTCAGACAAGT TAAACCTCGCAATGCGCGCTCAAAGCGAGCCCTCGAGAAGCGCGAACCAAAGGCAAACGAGAATCCCAAGACGTGCCTCTTCCTCCGCGGAACAACATGCTCTCAGATCATCCAGGATGCCCTCAACGACCTTCATCAGATGCGCCAACCTCTCGCTAAGAAGttcaccaagaagaacgcCATCCATCCCTTTGACGACGCCGCCTCGCTCGAGTTTTTCTCCGAAAAGAACGACGCCAGTCTCCTCGTTTTTGGTAGCAGCCAGAAGAAGCGTCCCCATACCTTGACTTTTGTTCGCACTTTCGGTTATAAGGTCCTTGACATGCTTGAGCTCTACCTCGACCCGGAGAGCTTCCGTTCTATTGCTCAGTTCAAGACTAAGAAATTCGCCATTGGTCTGCGGCCTATGATCCTGTTCGCTGGTACTGCTTTTGAGAGCCCTGTCAGCAACGAGTTCACCCTTGCGAAGAGCATGCTCCTTGATTTCTTCAAGGGCGAGCCCAGTGACAAGATTGACGTCGAGGGTCTCCAGTACATCATCTCCATTAGCGCAGAGGATAGCACTGGCGACGGTGATGTTAAGCCCGCCATCCACTTGCGAGTCTACACCATCAATACCAAGCGATCCGGTCAGCGTCTTCCCcgtgttgaggttgaggagatcGGTCCTCGCATGGATTTCCGTGTCGGCCGAGTCAGGGAGCCCGATGAGTCGATGCTCAAGGAGGCCATGAAGAAGCCTCGCGGCACCGAGGAGCgcaccaagaagaacatcacAACCGACTCTATGGGTGACAAGATTGGCCGCGTGCATCTGGGCAAGCAGGATCTCAGCGAGCTGCAGCTCCGCAAGATGAAGGGTCTGAAGCGAAGTCGAAAGGATGCCGAAGATGCGGTGGATGTcgttgaagaggaggactCCAAGAGGATAAAGCAATAG